A region from the Ichthyobacterium seriolicida genome encodes:
- a CDS encoding thiol-disulfide oxidoreductase DCC family protein, whose protein sequence is MPDQTLNKTQQIIILFDGACLLCNSFIKIPMRYSRGNFLYVSSHSKKGIDICDDLNISSNSKMDSVYLIYDDNLNFKKKSDAVIEILRSCGFIFGLIAKIIAVFPKFIRDYFYDLISKNRSLKNSRCKIPKNLDPSKVYL, encoded by the coding sequence TTGCCAGATCAAACATTGAATAAAACACAGCAAATAATTATACTTTTTGATGGAGCCTGTTTATTATGTAATAGTTTTATCAAAATACCAATGAGATATTCCAGAGGTAATTTTTTATACGTATCTAGTCATTCTAAAAAAGGCATTGATATTTGTGATGATTTAAATATTTCCTCCAATTCTAAAATGGATAGCGTTTATCTAATCTACGATGACAATCTCAATTTTAAAAAAAAGTCAGACGCTGTGATTGAAATTCTCAGAAGTTGCGGTTTTATATTTGGTCTTATAGCTAAGATAATAGCTGTATTTCCCAAATTTATCAGAGATTATTTTTACGATTTGATATCCAAAAACAGAAGTTTAAAAAATAGTCGCTGTAAAATCCCCAAAAATCTCGATCCATCTAAGGTTTATCTTTAA